The nucleotide sequence tacaagtaGCTAGTTAATTATAAATACGTGTTGTTTCAAACAGCCATAATTTTATGCTATAATAACTCAGATCATGTGAAGATTTTGGTGCATCGGAAACTTTAATAGTTTGATAAAGCTAAGAACCTCACCATCATCCTTTCAAGTTGGATAATGTGTAACTgcaaaactattaaaaaatacaaactctaacaaaaaaaattgagactACAAAAAATGCTGTAGAAATTTGAAAGATTTAATGTGTTAACTATTGTAGTTGTTAAAAATAAAGCTTGCCATCCACCTATTCAGTCAACAAAAACTAATACCAGATTGTAGAAACAAAGATAGCAAAAGGCACCAACAACTTGGGCTAAACTGGAACACTTTCCTTCAGTATCGTCTAAGGAACCACAAGCCACCTCTGAATCTATCTCGTTGCAGTGGCGGGCACGTCCTTGAGTTCCTTAAGTACCTTGACCAGTTCGGCAAGACCAAAGTCCACGCTGTTTCTTGTCCTTTCTTCGGACAACCTAACCCACCGGCCCAGTGCACTTGTCCTCTCAAGCAAGCTAGAGGAAGCCTCGACGCTCTCATCGGCCGTCTAAGGGCTGCTTTCGAGGAAATCGGCGGTGGTCTTCCCGATTCAAACCCTTTCGCTGCCAAGGCCGTTAGGATCTATCTTAAGGAAGTCCGTCAAACTCAGGCTCAGGCTCGAGGGATCCCTTACGACAAGAAGAAACGAAAACGTCCTCATACCACAGCCACGGCTACTCCAACCGCCGGTACTCATGAAGACGACGCCGGAGGAAGTAGTGATGCTACCTTGGTCGTATAGTCGAGAATAATCCAATCAGATACCCAATgctaaaatctttttaaaaaatggtatcGTAATCTACTAATCATCATGAGTGCTTTACTTTCTAAATTCGTACTTATGagttatatatttgtaataaagtagtttttaattttgtaaaaaaattagtttttatattttcttatttaagttgttttgaaaattaagggtaaaactgagttttaattattataaaacctatATGACCAAACCTAAAGTATATAtgaacatttttcttttaaaatgtcCTTTTTCTAATTATCCCATAATACATCTGATATCCTTCTTACTATAAcaactaggatatatcccgtgcttaaagcacggatcaacattttaaaaaaatatatataatataataataaaaattattgttttatttttttaaaaaattattttgtttgagataatatttatttttaattgttatgtaaatctattagtctatttgaatactaattattttagaatattatagtattttatttttgacatattattatagttttatattgtttatttgttgtatttgcatcatattttgtgaaatataaaatagtaattttaatattataattgtgagtaaataaaaattattaatttatcatctatataaatttagttttaccaatccgccgatgtggaaattaaaacagaCATTTTcataaattgagtaatatatcttcgttttaaaaaatttaaatcacaacatatgcagaaaaaaatatgcattttattaattataagtattatatgaaagttctaaacgatttgtaaataaaataaaataaagatgataggagaatcataatttgaaatcttaacaaaatctttgaatttagttattaaaattaattgtattgtatacttggatataaaatcttagtttttaaaattctgattggtttatatatatttttaaaaataattagtaatttcgtccataatttattagagaaaaaaatatttttttagtttttttagattttttaatagttgatatgtgagtatttttttatttttaatttaaatatatttatttaaattagttaattaagcttaattatttttttctaatgtcaACAGCAGCATGAAAGTTAAAGCTGAGGTGTCACACTGTAAAGAAACGCAtccaagttttattgtattgatcatACTTTATattagtttcaaaaaatatatttgaaataaatttaattaacacTATTTAGTATcccataattacaatatttttaatatatatatatatatattctaaacattttgatttgctaaaagaaatttaaatgcTTGGGGGTCATGTAATGGAGCAGGTTAGAATTTatacaaatatgattatatagtttttatggGTTGTCTATTATACTAAAgcacacaaaatattttcattttgaattactgtaacatccgtgaaccggaattccggtttaggatgtgcatcgatcgatgcagtaggagcatcgatcgatgctgagtcaattctgtgcgttttgacttaagtcaaacgctgcgttttggggaaaagagaaaggggaaaacccttaactcgttTTCTTTTGGTCTCATTCGTGTTTTGGCCGTTtctgagagagaaa is from Camelina sativa cultivar DH55 chromosome 20, Cs, whole genome shotgun sequence and encodes:
- the LOC104772391 gene encoding protein LIGHT-DEPENDENT SHORT HYPOCOTYLS 5-like is translated as MNLLKIKLAIHLFSQQKLIPDCRNKDSKRHQQLGLNWNTFLQYRLRNHKPPLNLSRCSGGHVLEFLKYLDQFGKTKVHAVSCPFFGQPNPPAQCTCPLKQARGSLDALIGRLRAAFEEIGGGLPDSNPFAAKAVRIYLKEVRQTQAQARGIPYDKKKRKRPHTTATATPTAGTHEDDAGGSSDATLVV